One Flagellimonas sp. CMM7 genomic region harbors:
- a CDS encoding sigma-70 family RNA polymerase sigma factor — protein sequence MNDTIELWFNTYSDDLFRWAYHKTSSKDTAEDLVQETFLAAVRAFDGYKKESSPKTWLFAILNNKIIDFYRKRAKAILINGEQAEQKFIDHTDSFFDSDKRWTLNNEAILWEEDTYILNNEEFRKVLKKCLGKLPEKWNFAITAKYLLDEPAKLICQELDITSSNYWQIVHRAKLMLKKCVDFNWKI from the coding sequence ATGAATGACACAATAGAACTTTGGTTCAATACATATTCTGATGACCTGTTTAGGTGGGCTTACCACAAAACATCTTCAAAGGACACGGCCGAAGATTTAGTACAAGAAACTTTTTTAGCAGCCGTTAGGGCATTCGATGGTTATAAAAAAGAGAGCAGCCCCAAAACATGGTTGTTTGCCATACTGAACAATAAAATAATTGACTTTTATCGGAAAAGGGCAAAAGCCATTTTGATAAACGGGGAACAAGCAGAACAAAAATTCATTGACCACACCGACTCTTTCTTTGATTCAGACAAACGCTGGACACTGAATAATGAGGCAATACTCTGGGAAGAAGATACTTATATTTTGAACAATGAAGAATTTAGAAAAGTCTTAAAAAAATGCTTGGGGAAATTACCCGAAAAATGGAATTTTGCCATTACTGCAAAGTATTTGTTGGACGAACCTGCAAAACTAATTTGTCAGGAACTTGATATAACATCGTCAAATTATTGGCAGATAGTTCATAGGGCAAAATTGATGCTCAAAAAGTGTGTTGACTTTAATTGGAAAATATAA
- a CDS encoding HAD family phosphatase, producing the protein MIKAVIFDLDGTLVQTEVLKARSYAEAINILTNDAVAVQTVLDSFSKYVGLSRTEVVNGLTKEFGAQLQSDFNDNKPEVMKDRVLSKRLSLYHDMIENAKLLSQHFCPYNLGLLHKLHGDEFTLVLATMSNLREADKILKVMGIKDKFKFILTKDNVNVGKPNPEIYIKARDLLQIESNECLVIEDSVNGIKAALNAEMNVFSVTNDITRMSVHASDLLPQRKVIDNLEELESSIYGYIHESLINNN; encoded by the coding sequence ATGATTAAAGCAGTAATTTTTGATTTGGACGGCACGCTGGTTCAAACTGAAGTGCTTAAGGCAAGATCGTATGCTGAGGCCATTAATATTTTGACCAATGATGCCGTTGCCGTTCAAACGGTCCTGGACAGTTTCAGTAAGTATGTGGGGCTTTCCAGAACCGAAGTTGTCAATGGTCTCACCAAGGAATTTGGAGCACAGTTGCAAAGTGATTTCAATGATAATAAACCAGAAGTCATGAAGGATCGAGTCTTGTCAAAAAGACTTTCCCTTTATCACGATATGATTGAAAATGCAAAGCTTCTTTCGCAGCACTTTTGTCCATATAACCTTGGCCTGCTTCATAAATTGCATGGTGATGAGTTTACATTGGTATTGGCCACCATGTCCAATTTAAGGGAAGCCGATAAAATACTAAAGGTCATGGGCATAAAGGACAAGTTCAAGTTCATATTGACAAAAGACAACGTAAATGTAGGAAAACCAAATCCTGAAATTTATATTAAGGCAAGGGACCTGTTACAGATTGAGTCCAATGAGTGTCTTGTTATTGAAGATTCGGTAAATGGAATTAAGGCGGCATTAAATGCCGAAATGAACGTTTTTTCCGTGACCAATGACATTACCCGTATGTCCGTTCATGCTTCTGACTTACTTCCCCAAAGAAAGGTTATCGACAATTTGGAAGAGTTAGAATCGAGCATTTATGGTTATATTCATGAAAGCCTTATAAACAACAATTAA
- a CDS encoding arylsulfatase, with protein MRLFYLALCLLFLVLSSCTTNQDIKRPPNIVLILTDDQGWGDLSYHGNTNTSTPYIDSIAHKGAVMENFFVQPVCSPTRAELLTGKYHPRLGVYSTSAGGERMDLGISTIAEIFRNAGYSTAAYGKWHNGTQPPYHPLSRGFDEYYGFCSGHWGNYFSPMLDHNGQIVQGEGFLVDDLFNHSMEFVKKNKNDPFFLMLPVNTPHSPMQVPDSYWNKFQEKKLKMTYHGEEEEDQQFTKAALAMVENIDWNVGRLTNYLEKVGLSKNTIVVFMSDNGPNGWRWNGGMRGKKGSTDEGGVRSPLFIKWPDKINAGTKFKQILGVVDLLPTLANLAQIPLTDSLRLDGIDFSANLINGQDKIIDRVVYNHWQSNTSIRTQKYRLDKDNRLYDMDNDRGQTKDISESAISLRDSLIKLKVNWEKEVGVLDIHKEERPFPLGAPGYNFTHLPARDGLAHGNIARSNRWPNDSFYTNWISLNDSITWDVDVLKTGTFEVFLYYSCKPEDVGAEIQLEFNDESIATVINEAHDPPLIGAEKDRSPRMESYVKHFKASKMGEITLQKGEGQLSLKTITMPGNSSIDFRLLNFKRKD; from the coding sequence ATGAGATTGTTTTATTTAGCATTGTGCTTATTATTTCTTGTCCTAAGTTCTTGCACAACTAATCAAGATATTAAACGCCCACCAAACATAGTTCTCATTCTAACAGACGATCAAGGTTGGGGCGATTTAAGTTACCATGGCAACACCAATACAAGTACACCCTACATAGACTCAATAGCGCATAAAGGAGCCGTAATGGAGAATTTTTTTGTTCAACCAGTTTGCTCGCCCACTCGCGCAGAATTGTTAACTGGAAAATATCATCCAAGGCTAGGGGTCTATTCCACTTCCGCAGGTGGTGAAAGGATGGATCTTGGAATTAGCACTATAGCAGAGATTTTCAGAAATGCTGGATATTCAACTGCTGCTTATGGTAAATGGCATAACGGAACACAGCCACCCTACCATCCACTTTCCAGGGGTTTTGATGAGTACTATGGGTTTTGTTCTGGTCATTGGGGCAATTATTTTAGTCCAATGCTAGACCATAATGGCCAAATTGTACAAGGAGAGGGCTTTCTAGTTGATGACTTGTTCAATCATAGTATGGAGTTTGTTAAAAAGAATAAGAACGATCCCTTCTTTCTAATGCTTCCGGTGAACACGCCACACAGTCCCATGCAAGTTCCTGACAGTTATTGGAATAAATTCCAAGAAAAAAAACTAAAAATGACTTATCATGGTGAGGAAGAGGAAGATCAGCAATTCACCAAGGCAGCGTTGGCAATGGTAGAAAATATTGATTGGAATGTAGGTCGGTTAACCAATTATCTTGAAAAAGTAGGATTAAGTAAAAATACGATCGTTGTCTTTATGTCTGATAATGGACCGAACGGATGGAGATGGAATGGAGGAATGCGAGGTAAAAAAGGATCTACTGATGAGGGTGGGGTCAGATCACCATTATTTATCAAATGGCCTGATAAAATTAATGCTGGGACTAAATTTAAACAAATACTAGGAGTGGTGGATTTATTACCCACATTGGCCAACTTGGCGCAAATCCCGTTGACGGATTCTTTGCGTTTAGACGGTATCGATTTCAGCGCCAATCTAATAAATGGCCAGGATAAAATTATTGATAGGGTCGTTTATAACCATTGGCAAAGCAATACAAGTATCCGAACTCAGAAATATCGATTGGATAAGGATAATCGATTGTACGATATGGACAATGATAGAGGACAAACAAAAGATATTTCTGAAAGCGCAATATCATTAAGAGATTCTCTGATTAAACTGAAGGTCAATTGGGAAAAGGAGGTTGGTGTGCTGGATATACATAAAGAAGAAAGACCTTTTCCATTAGGTGCTCCAGGTTATAATTTCACTCATTTACCCGCTAGGGATGGTTTGGCTCATGGCAATATAGCAAGAAGCAATCGTTGGCCAAATGATTCTTTTTACACCAATTGGATAAGCTTAAATGATTCAATAACATGGGATGTTGATGTCCTAAAAACTGGTACTTTCGAAGTATTTTTATACTACAGTTGTAAACCAGAAGATGTTGGTGCAGAAATTCAATTGGAATTCAATGATGAGAGTATCGCTACTGTAATCAATGAAGCTCATGACCCTCCCCTAATTGGCGCTGAAAAAGATAGATCGCCGAGGATGGAATCATACGTAAAACATTTCAAAGCATCTAAAATGGGAGAAATAACACTTCAAAAAGGGGAGGGTCAACTGAGTTTAAAGACTATAACCATGCCTGGAAATAGCTCTATTGATTTTCGTCTATTGAATTTTAAACGCAAGGATTGA
- a CDS encoding DUF3179 domain-containing protein, giving the protein MKNILTMACVLVLDACSTSSSSEESGTGLGQGDNNPPVVSLEWSIPRSEVLDGGPGKDGIPALVNPIMADVQAINYLRDTDLVIGIKNGDDVRAYSHAILDWHEIINDNLDDVSVAITYCPLTGTGIGWDRIIKGVETTFGVSGLLYNTNLIPYDRATDSNWSQILNESVNGELLGDKVELIRLFETDWQTWKSLYPNSKVVTTNTGFSRTYGASPYGDYNTNNDRFLFPVPKDPRLPSKERVHAIIDGSDARAYRFSDFSSNNIIRDTFKGRNYLIIGNTNFIVSFELTSEPDQLEFEYIHTGSEVLLQDNEDNQWNIFGEALSGPREGQFLDTSASFMGFWFSIPAFYTTEIFGS; this is encoded by the coding sequence ATGAAAAATATATTGACAATGGCTTGTGTATTAGTATTGGATGCATGTAGCACCTCAAGTTCGAGTGAGGAATCTGGTACAGGTCTGGGGCAAGGAGACAATAACCCACCTGTGGTCAGCTTGGAGTGGAGTATTCCCAGATCAGAAGTTTTGGACGGAGGCCCTGGAAAAGATGGTATTCCCGCATTGGTAAACCCCATTATGGCCGATGTTCAGGCCATCAACTACCTCAGAGATACGGATTTGGTCATAGGAATCAAAAATGGTGATGATGTAAGGGCCTATTCGCATGCGATTTTAGACTGGCACGAAATAATCAATGACAATCTTGATGATGTTTCGGTGGCCATCACCTATTGCCCACTAACGGGAACCGGTATAGGATGGGACAGGATCATAAAAGGGGTAGAAACTACATTTGGGGTTTCAGGACTTTTGTATAATACCAATCTGATTCCTTATGACAGGGCCACGGACAGTAACTGGTCCCAAATTTTGAACGAGTCGGTTAACGGAGAGTTATTGGGTGACAAAGTAGAATTGATAAGACTTTTTGAAACGGACTGGCAAACATGGAAAAGCCTCTACCCCAATTCAAAAGTTGTGACCACAAATACCGGGTTTTCACGGACCTATGGTGCATCACCCTATGGTGATTATAATACCAACAATGATCGATTTTTGTTTCCTGTTCCAAAAGACCCGCGATTGCCTTCAAAAGAAAGAGTGCATGCGATAATAGATGGCTCCGATGCCAGAGCTTACAGGTTTTCTGATTTTTCATCCAACAATATCATTCGAGACACCTTTAAGGGCAGAAATTATCTAATAATTGGAAATACAAATTTCATTGTATCATTTGAACTAACAAGCGAACCAGACCAATTGGAATTTGAATACATCCATACAGGTTCTGAGGTATTGCTCCAAGACAATGAGGACAATCAGTGGAATATTTTTGGAGAAGCCCTTAGCGGTCCAAGAGAAGGTCAGTTTTTGGATACTTCAGCTTCTTTTATGGGCTTTTGGTTTTCCATACCCGCTTTTTATACTACAGAAATTTTTGGTAGTTGA
- a CDS encoding AraC family transcriptional regulator: MKPFFEQVRPLTNRSYYLREKHAPFMTMPFHYHPELELTLNVGNHGKRFIGNSVERLDDFDLVFIGPNLPHAFISDTEFEHSQEIKKASSIVLQFNFEMFGDAFLQLPEMDILHLLLEKGKHGMWIGGETKKRIADKMTALLESSEIPSLLIILDILHELSKTKDYRLLSSKGFIKEYHAPDFHRLNVVYDYIVKNFREDISLGDAAEVANMSETAFCRFLKKRTLKTFVQIITEMRVGYACSLLKKDIYNVKTIAEEAGFKNLSNFNRKFKKITGNTPFGL, encoded by the coding sequence ATGAAGCCTTTTTTTGAACAGGTACGACCATTGACCAACCGATCATATTACCTAAGGGAAAAACATGCGCCTTTTATGACCATGCCCTTCCATTACCACCCAGAATTAGAGCTTACCTTGAATGTTGGCAACCACGGAAAACGTTTTATTGGCAACAGTGTTGAACGACTTGATGATTTTGATTTGGTCTTTATAGGCCCCAACCTGCCCCATGCCTTTATAAGTGATACAGAATTTGAACATTCGCAAGAAATTAAAAAGGCATCATCCATTGTATTACAATTCAATTTTGAAATGTTCGGAGATGCATTTTTGCAACTTCCGGAGATGGACATACTCCATTTACTTTTGGAAAAAGGGAAACACGGCATGTGGATCGGTGGTGAAACAAAAAAAAGGATAGCCGATAAAATGACGGCCCTATTGGAATCATCAGAAATTCCATCTCTACTGATTATTTTGGACATTTTACATGAGCTTTCAAAAACAAAGGACTACCGCCTTTTGAGCAGCAAAGGTTTTATCAAAGAATACCATGCTCCCGACTTTCATAGGTTGAACGTCGTTTATGATTATATCGTAAAAAATTTCAGGGAAGATATCTCGCTTGGCGATGCAGCTGAGGTAGCAAATATGAGCGAGACCGCATTTTGTCGATTTTTAAAAAAAAGGACCTTGAAGACTTTTGTGCAAATTATTACCGAAATGCGTGTTGGTTATGCATGCAGCCTTTTGAAAAAAGATATCTACAATGTAAAAACCATCGCTGAAGAAGCTGGATTTAAAAACCTTTCCAACTTTAACCGAAAGTTCAAAAAAATAACGGGGAACACCCCCTTTGGCCTATAG
- a CDS encoding RpiB/LacA/LacB family sugar-phosphate isomerase, translating to MRSSVPQSQLLSTIKIMEMIVGIASDHGGFETKQILMEHLKSQNYTVIDFGNTVNDSTDDYPDYVIPLARAVVEGKVNRGIAICGSGVGASIAVNKVKGVRAALVHDNFAAHQGVEDDDMNILCMGGRIIGAETALELASTFLRAEFSKANRHVRRLKKVKGLEDSFGIVPESKKKHKSK from the coding sequence ATGCGGTCGTCAGTACCGCAAAGTCAGTTATTAAGCACGATTAAGATTATGGAAATGATAGTTGGTATTGCCTCGGACCACGGGGGTTTTGAAACAAAACAAATATTGATGGAGCACCTGAAAAGCCAAAATTATACGGTCATCGACTTTGGAAATACCGTAAACGATTCCACCGATGATTATCCTGATTATGTGATTCCACTGGCCCGAGCAGTGGTTGAGGGCAAAGTAAATCGGGGAATCGCCATTTGTGGAAGTGGTGTTGGGGCATCAATAGCTGTCAATAAGGTAAAGGGGGTCAGGGCTGCCCTGGTTCACGATAATTTTGCCGCACATCAGGGTGTGGAAGACGATGACATGAACATCTTGTGCATGGGCGGAAGGATTATTGGGGCCGAAACCGCCCTAGAACTGGCCTCTACTTTTTTAAGGGCTGAATTTTCCAAGGCCAATCGCCATGTCCGTCGGCTTAAAAAGGTAAAAGGACTTGAAGACAGTTTCGGAATTGTTCCCGAATCCAAGAAAAAACATAAATCGAAATAA
- the pgi gene encoding glucose-6-phosphate isomerase — MGSTLTNSGSWKSLQAHYGTIKNLHLKELFEKSTDRGERFTVENVGIYFDYSKHRITEETLDLLFQLAKERGLEAKREAMFSGEKINTTENRAVLHTALRAPEGSTIMVDGHNVVPEVHAVLNKMADFSTKIKSGKWKGHTGKRIKNIVNIGIGGSDLGPVMAYEALKHFSQRDLSFKFVSNVDGNDFAEAVQGLLAEETLFIISSKTFTTLETMANAQTARSWALEYLKDPEAIAKHFVAVSTNEKEVSKFGIDPNNMFGFWDWVGGRYSMSGAIGLSTMIAIGPEHYHAMLNGLHQMDEHFRTAPLAQNISVIMGLLGLWYNNFFGAQTQAVFPYDKFLHRFPAYLQQLTMESNGKGVTLGGEKTDYETGAVYWGEPGTNGQHSFYQLIHQGTKIIPSDFIGFKESLNHLPPHQDYLIANMIAQGEALAFGKTLDEVKAEGIPDVLAPHKVFGGNRPSSTFFLDRLSPENLGKLVAMYEHSVFVQGAIWDINPFDQMGVELGKVLAQNIIPELQQKDSPIHHDSSTNALIKLYRG, encoded by the coding sequence ATGGGCAGTACATTAACAAATTCGGGAAGCTGGAAATCACTGCAAGCACATTACGGCACCATCAAAAACCTTCACCTTAAAGAGTTATTTGAAAAAAGTACCGATCGTGGGGAGCGGTTTACAGTGGAGAATGTGGGTATTTATTTTGACTATTCCAAACATCGAATCACTGAGGAAACTTTAGATCTGCTATTTCAATTGGCCAAGGAAAGAGGGCTTGAGGCCAAACGGGAAGCCATGTTTTCCGGTGAAAAGATAAACACTACCGAAAATAGGGCGGTGCTGCACACGGCCCTGAGGGCCCCTGAAGGATCAACGATAATGGTGGATGGGCATAATGTGGTACCAGAAGTGCACGCCGTACTCAACAAAATGGCCGATTTTTCCACTAAAATCAAGAGCGGGAAATGGAAAGGCCATACGGGCAAACGCATAAAAAACATCGTCAATATAGGTATTGGTGGCTCTGATCTGGGGCCGGTAATGGCCTATGAGGCTTTAAAACATTTCAGCCAAAGGGATCTGAGCTTTAAATTTGTTTCCAATGTGGATGGCAATGATTTTGCGGAAGCCGTTCAAGGATTGTTGGCAGAGGAAACCCTGTTCATCATTTCGTCCAAAACGTTCACCACTTTAGAGACCATGGCAAATGCCCAAACTGCAAGAAGTTGGGCTTTGGAGTATTTAAAAGACCCCGAAGCAATCGCCAAACATTTTGTGGCCGTTTCCACCAATGAAAAGGAAGTGTCGAAATTTGGTATCGACCCAAATAATATGTTCGGTTTTTGGGACTGGGTGGGCGGTAGGTACTCCATGTCCGGAGCCATTGGCCTTTCGACCATGATCGCCATTGGCCCCGAACACTATCATGCCATGCTCAATGGTCTGCACCAAATGGACGAGCATTTCCGCACGGCACCTTTGGCCCAGAACATCTCGGTAATCATGGGATTATTGGGGCTATGGTACAATAATTTCTTTGGGGCGCAGACCCAGGCCGTTTTTCCCTATGACAAGTTCTTGCACCGTTTTCCCGCCTATCTGCAACAATTGACCATGGAAAGCAACGGGAAAGGCGTGACCCTTGGAGGGGAGAAAACCGATTACGAGACCGGGGCGGTATATTGGGGGGAACCTGGCACCAACGGTCAGCATTCCTTTTACCAATTGATCCACCAGGGCACCAAGATCATACCTAGTGATTTTATCGGGTTCAAAGAATCTTTGAACCATTTGCCACCGCACCAAGACTATCTTATTGCCAATATGATTGCTCAGGGCGAGGCACTCGCCTTTGGAAAAACATTGGACGAAGTCAAGGCAGAAGGCATTCCCGATGTGTTGGCACCACATAAGGTTTTTGGGGGCAACAGGCCTTCTTCCACTTTTTTCTTGGACAGGCTGAGTCCTGAAAACCTTGGGAAACTTGTGGCCATGTATGAGCATAGCGTTTTTGTGCAAGGGGCAATATGGGATATCAATCCCTTTGACCAAATGGGCGTGGAATTGGGCAAAGTGCTTGCCCAGAACATTATTCCAGAATTACAGCAAAAGGACAGCCCGATACATCACGATAGTTCTACCAACGCATTGATCAAATTATATAGGGGTTAA
- the tal gene encoding transaldolase translates to MNANTKKLYDQGVSIWLDNITRKMIDDGTLKKYIEELKITGLTSNPSIFEAAIAKTNYYDDAIAKINTSGLSDEELFFSLAIEDIQRAADAFLPVFKATNGLDGFVSIEVSPLLAYDAESTLKASKTIHGQVNRPNVFIKIPGTPEGLPAIEQSIAAGIPINITLLFSAEQYEAAAMAYLKGIEDRIKNGLNPDVRSVASVFVSRWDRAVADKVPDNLKNKLGIAVMYKTYHAYQKFLASNRVRRAVNYGASPQRVLWASTGTKDPNASDVLYVKSLIAPFTVNTIPEKTLLAYADHGELDKPMVDNTEAADSTLDQFNELSIDYLQLAQQLQKEGAESFNASWDNLIKSIASKRKLIKI, encoded by the coding sequence ATGAATGCAAATACAAAAAAACTGTACGATCAAGGCGTAAGTATTTGGCTTGATAATATTACACGAAAAATGATCGATGATGGCACTTTAAAAAAATATATTGAAGAGCTTAAGATAACCGGGTTGACATCGAATCCCTCCATTTTTGAGGCTGCGATAGCCAAAACGAACTATTATGATGATGCGATAGCGAAAATCAACACATCTGGATTGAGCGACGAGGAGCTTTTCTTCAGCTTGGCCATTGAGGATATACAGCGTGCTGCGGATGCGTTTCTTCCCGTGTTCAAAGCTACCAATGGACTGGATGGTTTCGTTTCCATTGAGGTTTCGCCTTTGTTGGCCTATGATGCAGAAAGTACCTTGAAGGCTTCCAAGACCATCCATGGGCAGGTGAACAGGCCCAATGTGTTTATAAAGATTCCAGGCACGCCCGAAGGGCTTCCAGCCATAGAACAATCGATTGCAGCAGGTATCCCCATCAATATTACCCTATTGTTTTCTGCGGAACAGTACGAAGCAGCGGCGATGGCCTACCTTAAGGGTATTGAGGACCGAATCAAAAACGGACTGAACCCAGATGTTCGATCGGTGGCTTCCGTCTTTGTAAGCCGTTGGGACAGGGCGGTCGCAGACAAAGTTCCTGACAACCTAAAGAATAAGTTGGGTATTGCGGTCATGTACAAGACCTATCATGCCTATCAGAAGTTTTTGGCATCCAATAGGGTGCGCAGAGCCGTAAATTATGGGGCATCCCCACAAAGGGTGCTTTGGGCAAGTACCGGCACCAAAGACCCAAATGCGTCCGATGTTCTATACGTAAAAAGCCTTATCGCTCCTTTCACGGTGAATACCATTCCTGAGAAAACCTTATTGGCCTATGCCGATCATGGCGAATTGGACAAACCCATGGTTGACAATACGGAAGCGGCCGATTCGACTCTTGACCAGTTCAATGAACTTTCCATAGACTACTTGCAACTGGCGCAACAATTGCAAAAGGAAGGTGCCGAATCATTCAATGCTTCATGGGACAACCTGATCAAGAGCATCGCATCAAAAAGAAAACTAATCAAAATATAG
- a CDS encoding transporter: MRGLFLLLFIGVFVYQDGKAQTCCSGGVPLSNNLGLPNEGKGVLSLGLNYDYNNLNTLNAGTTELDDSSRQRITNSVLFNIGYAFTDRLAVETLFTWVNQSRTISQFGNQNFTETSGIGDAVILVKYSVPDFLGHRTVLNLGAGTKLPLGKSDILTDQGIQLTADLQPGSGAWDGIGWMSISKGLNFRPSATLSATFTYRLTGVNNSYLNNTATYEFGDEVQANLGYTDQFTLFNTIFNPGLVFKYRKAFEDKIDDQEIPNTGGEWVFVRPEIAAQLTPNITINSRFELPLYSYVEGTQLTPTFRLTAGVAFTLDIKKKKTLIN; the protein is encoded by the coding sequence GTGCGTGGCCTTTTCCTATTACTTTTTATTGGTGTTTTTGTATATCAAGATGGCAAAGCACAGACATGTTGTTCAGGAGGCGTGCCATTGTCCAACAACCTTGGTTTGCCCAATGAAGGCAAAGGTGTTCTATCATTGGGGTTAAATTATGATTATAACAATTTGAACACCCTTAATGCAGGAACCACGGAACTTGATGACAGTTCAAGACAACGAATTACAAACTCGGTGTTGTTCAATATAGGGTACGCATTTACTGATAGGCTAGCTGTGGAGACACTGTTCACATGGGTCAATCAATCCAGAACTATTTCACAGTTTGGAAATCAAAATTTTACTGAGACTTCTGGTATAGGCGATGCGGTAATTCTCGTCAAGTATTCAGTACCAGATTTTTTGGGACACCGAACCGTACTGAATTTAGGGGCAGGAACAAAACTTCCATTGGGCAAATCTGATATTCTAACCGATCAAGGTATCCAGCTCACCGCAGATCTGCAACCGGGCAGCGGTGCATGGGACGGTATTGGGTGGATGTCCATTTCGAAAGGGTTAAATTTTAGACCATCTGCCACGCTTTCCGCTACCTTCACATATAGGCTTACAGGTGTGAACAATTCCTATTTGAACAATACTGCGACCTATGAGTTTGGCGATGAGGTTCAAGCAAACCTTGGATATACCGATCAATTCACACTCTTTAATACCATTTTCAACCCAGGGTTGGTATTTAAATATAGAAAAGCTTTCGAAGATAAAATAGACGATCAAGAGATACCCAATACCGGGGGCGAATGGGTATTTGTAAGGCCAGAAATAGCGGCGCAGTTGACCCCAAATATTACGATCAACTCCCGTTTTGAACTCCCGCTCTACAGTTATGTAGAAGGTACGCAGTTGACCCCAACGTTTCGCCTCACCGCTGGTGTGGCATTTACGCTGGATATCAAAAAGAAGAAGACTTTAATAAATTAA
- a CDS encoding Pycsar system effector family protein, whose amino-acid sequence MSDKNKQRLEDKYLAEELEIDKAHLKVLKKKLAKVEPRSERGAETLFRLVSKNHYTLNTMIDRKSHILITINALILSIIIGTVLRHLHKDPHLIFPSVMMLVTNLVSITYAVFATRPEPRHGNVKITNLLYFGNFHNMDEKEYSDQIINLIYKGDDLYRSIAKDTYYLGKSIDRKHGLLRKSFNVFLVGLIVSVITFIACHVFFGGML is encoded by the coding sequence ATGAGTGATAAAAACAAACAAAGGCTGGAAGATAAATATCTTGCCGAAGAATTAGAAATTGATAAGGCCCATTTGAAGGTACTTAAAAAGAAACTGGCCAAAGTTGAACCACGCTCCGAACGTGGAGCCGAGACCTTGTTCCGTTTGGTGTCTAAAAACCACTATACGCTAAATACGATGATCGACCGGAAATCACATATTCTAATTACAATCAATGCACTTATCCTTTCCATCATCATTGGAACCGTGTTGCGGCATTTGCATAAAGACCCCCATTTGATATTCCCCTCAGTGATGATGCTTGTTACCAATTTGGTTTCCATAACCTATGCCGTTTTTGCCACCAGACCCGAACCCAGGCATGGCAATGTTAAAATTACCAATTTATTGTATTTTGGAAATTTTCATAATATGGACGAAAAGGAATACTCGGACCAAATCATCAATTTGATTTATAAAGGGGACGACCTGTATAGATCAATAGCCAAGGATACGTACTACCTGGGCAAATCCATTGATAGAAAACACGGCCTATTGCGAAAATCCTTCAATGTTTTTTTGGTGGGCCTTATCGTTTCTGTGATAACATTCATTGCCTGTCATGTGTTTTTTGGAGGGATGCTATAA